The Streptomyces pratensis genomic interval ACCGCAAGCAGCTCATCGTCGAGGCGGCCGGCCGGGTCTTCAGCGAGCACGGCTACCACACGGCGTCCATGGAGAAGATCGCCGCCGGCGTGGGCATCACCGCGGCGGCCCTCTACCGGCACTTCCCGAACAAGTACGCCCTGTTCGCCGAGTGTGCCGACCTCATGGCTGACCGGCTCGTCACCGCGCTCGACGAGGTGCCGCCGACGGCGGACCTGCCGGATGTGCTCTCGGCGGTCACCCGGGTCTCCGTCGCACACCGCGCGTCGGGCGGGGTGTACCGGTGGGAGGCCCGGTACCTCAACCGTGAGGACCGCCGGCGTCTCAGGGCGAAGTTCGGGCGGATCGTGGGACGGGTCGACGAGGCGGTGCAGCGCGCGCACCCGCTGCCCGGCGAGCGGCTGCGTGCCGCGGCGGCCCTCGGGGCGATCGGGTCCATCGCGATGCATCACACCTCGATCGCCCAACGGCGTGCCGAGGAGCTGCTGTCGGAAACCGCGTTGCGCGTCGCCGCGACCGACCCCACGGCGGTCCGGGGGGACGCGCGTCCCGTCGAGCTGCCCGCCCAGCCGGTGCCGCGCACCCGGCGCGCGGAGATCCTCGCGGCCGCCGTCCCCCTGTTCGCA includes:
- a CDS encoding TetR/AcrR family transcriptional regulator, yielding MTPPHGSVSASARPAVTDPIAATRPRNRKQLIVEAAGRVFSEHGYHTASMEKIAAGVGITAAALYRHFPNKYALFAECADLMADRLVTALDEVPPTADLPDVLSAVTRVSVAHRASGGVYRWEARYLNREDRRRLRAKFGRIVGRVDEAVQRAHPLPGERLRAAAALGAIGSIAMHHTSIAQRRAEELLSETALRVAATDPTAVRGDARPVELPAQPVPRTRRAEILAAAVPLFARDGFASVTNGQIAEAVGLAPSALYRHYSGKVDILAAACLQAAGLLAQGVDQSLHEVAGPHDAIVALAATYVAYSFEYTALNSVAEAELAGLPDGLRRSLVLAQREHIAVWEQQLRLARPELDPRQARVLVHAGFGVAVEAGRGLRWQDSRDHRDAVTALVVGSLGL